In Brevibacillus brevis NBRC 100599, a single genomic region encodes these proteins:
- a CDS encoding copper amine oxidase N-terminal domain-containing protein, with translation MNKSVNKGISVLLATAVLASPVMLEPKAAYALSIEDVSADSTRVDEETEYTIEFEINKDLSSGDSIFVRFPSDYSVDKKLKKSDVTLKDDDNDKISIDSVSVSKNVVEVEVDEKIRKGTVLTLTIDNITNPEDKGSYEIEVKTSAETSYKGEKITISKSSSSSSSSSSKGDFEASPSSKNAEDSISLTLGKFNLSSKSRLKEGKYIYVNFPSKDMLPKSISKSDVKVNGYKPDYVSILDSDSIRIEIPSGADGDSYIKLEFTSSAGIVNPSKPDKYYSYEIEYDSKEYKSKDVEITNTSNTPFTVSLSDSAAGARTSYTFDVDLSNKLGSNAEIEVEFPNGVTVPPVLTSNSVTVNGAQVTNVSVLGNKVYFRTPYGFTSTNRASIKFAFEGYLTTPRTAGTYTVTAKIDNKTYKSKEFQVSGVTPPVAVDNTLATVGLTRATASTPAGISIGIKAMGAPIVRNQGFIEVVLPVGFRVPAYLPANTVTVNGVAASFVGVRGQNLIIIPAQDIPAKTVAQVNIAESAGIVNPATPGVYSIGVYNSEERGLLFSRPATIVALNGVSFKQSVASFTKAGKTTGLAVAPYTVNGNTLMPTTFFRDALGFSISYTKTTAKVVSGNTVMQFKVGSNVATINGKNVTLPTAVQLKNNVPTLPLKTITERTGYKIIYVNGNYTVYK, from the coding sequence TTGAACAAAAGCGTAAACAAAGGGATCTCAGTGCTGCTAGCCACTGCGGTACTGGCAAGTCCAGTGATGCTCGAGCCAAAAGCGGCTTATGCTCTCTCTATCGAGGATGTTTCTGCAGACAGTACACGTGTGGACGAGGAAACAGAATATACGATTGAGTTTGAAATCAATAAGGACCTATCATCGGGCGACAGTATTTTCGTTAGGTTCCCATCTGACTATTCGGTGGATAAAAAATTAAAAAAATCGGACGTCACGCTAAAAGATGACGATAATGACAAGATTTCGATCGACAGCGTATCCGTAAGCAAAAATGTGGTTGAGGTCGAAGTCGATGAGAAGATCAGAAAAGGCACTGTGCTTACACTAACCATTGATAATATCACCAACCCGGAAGACAAGGGCAGCTACGAGATCGAAGTGAAAACAAGTGCGGAGACCAGCTACAAGGGCGAAAAGATTACGATCAGCAAATCTTCGAGCAGTAGCAGCAGCAGTAGTAGCAAGGGTGACTTCGAGGCTTCCCCAAGCAGTAAAAATGCCGAGGACTCCATCTCCTTAACGCTCGGAAAATTTAATCTCAGCTCGAAAAGCAGGCTGAAAGAGGGCAAATACATTTATGTCAATTTCCCCTCCAAGGACATGCTGCCAAAGAGCATCAGCAAATCTGATGTGAAGGTAAACGGGTACAAACCGGATTACGTTTCGATTCTCGACAGCGACTCGATTCGGATTGAGATCCCGAGCGGTGCAGACGGAGATAGCTACATAAAGCTGGAGTTTACCTCTTCCGCGGGAATTGTAAACCCATCGAAACCAGACAAGTACTATTCGTATGAAATCGAATATGACAGCAAAGAATACAAGTCAAAAGATGTAGAGATTACAAACACAAGCAATACGCCATTCACCGTTTCTTTGTCGGATAGTGCAGCGGGAGCGCGTACGAGCTATACATTTGACGTGGATCTTTCCAACAAGCTGGGGTCGAACGCAGAAATCGAGGTCGAATTCCCAAATGGAGTAACCGTTCCACCGGTTCTTACCAGTAACAGCGTCACCGTCAATGGCGCACAAGTGACGAATGTAAGCGTGTTGGGGAATAAGGTTTATTTCCGCACACCTTACGGATTCACTAGTACGAATCGCGCGAGCATCAAGTTTGCATTCGAAGGCTACTTGACCACTCCGAGAACAGCGGGAACCTATACCGTGACCGCCAAGATCGACAACAAGACCTATAAGTCGAAGGAATTTCAAGTTTCCGGAGTGACTCCACCAGTTGCGGTGGATAATACATTGGCAACGGTTGGGCTGACGAGAGCGACTGCCTCTACTCCTGCTGGTATTTCAATCGGCATCAAAGCTATGGGTGCTCCGATTGTTCGTAATCAGGGCTTCATTGAAGTCGTACTCCCAGTTGGCTTCCGTGTTCCAGCTTACTTGCCAGCGAACACAGTAACGGTGAACGGTGTGGCCGCTAGCTTTGTTGGTGTACGCGGACAAAATCTGATTATTATTCCTGCCCAGGATATTCCGGCAAAAACAGTAGCTCAGGTCAATATCGCCGAGTCTGCTGGCATTGTGAATCCGGCTACTCCAGGTGTGTACAGCATTGGCGTCTACAACTCCGAGGAGAGAGGTCTGCTCTTCTCCCGTCCGGCGACCATCGTAGCTCTGAACGGCGTGAGCTTCAAGCAAAGCGTCGCTTCCTTTACGAAGGCTGGTAAAACAACCGGACTCGCAGTGGCACCGTATACCGTAAATGGCAACACGCTAATGCCAACTACGTTTTTCCGAGATGCCCTCGGGTTTTCGATCAGCTACACCAAAACAACGGCAAAAGTCGTGAGCGGCAATACGGTCATGCAATTCAAGGTCGGTTCAAACGTAGCGACCATCAATGGCAAGAATGTAACGCTGCCTACAGCGGTTCAGTTGAAAAACAACGTTCCTACCCTGCCTCTGAAAACCATCACGGAGCGTACCGGTTACAAAATCATCTACGTGAACGGGAACTATACCGTTTACAAGTAA
- the yabP gene encoding sporulation protein YabP → MNDHTRRPRHEVVMINRRSLAISGVKNVESFDSEEFLLETDGGFLTIRGQNLHMKNLSLETGEVAIEGLVHEMAYLEQGQAGDRSRGFFGKLFK, encoded by the coding sequence ATGAACGATCACACGAGACGGCCACGTCATGAAGTCGTGATGATTAATCGTCGCAGCTTAGCGATTTCGGGAGTAAAAAACGTCGAAAGCTTTGACAGCGAAGAATTCCTCTTGGAGACGGACGGCGGCTTTTTAACCATACGAGGCCAAAACCTGCATATGAAAAATCTGAGTCTGGAAACCGGAGAAGTAGCGATCGAGGGGCTCGTTCACGAGATGGCCTATCTGGAGCAAGGGCAGGCCGGCGATCGGTCGAGAGGATTCTTCGGCAAGTTATTCAAGTGA
- the yabQ gene encoding spore cortex biosynthesis protein YabQ codes for MNIVIQLQTVLAMSTCGALMGMGFDTYHVFKGKARLPLWLVFFFDILFWVGSMGVVFIVLVKVNDGIIRFPIFFGMIFGAWLYFLLGSKKYILFLHRVIKFCQWFYRTVVKIIDILLVRPVLFLFRVIIMVLTFLYSVLLGILGFLWKVTRFVTSPFARWGQHLGKKMYGKTTGFWTNWKNWFHSKRKRE; via the coding sequence GTGAACATCGTCATCCAGTTGCAGACGGTATTGGCCATGTCGACGTGTGGTGCACTGATGGGTATGGGATTTGATACGTACCATGTATTTAAGGGCAAGGCCAGACTGCCACTCTGGTTGGTCTTTTTCTTTGACATCCTTTTTTGGGTGGGCAGTATGGGCGTTGTCTTCATAGTTTTGGTGAAAGTGAACGACGGGATCATTCGGTTTCCGATATTTTTTGGAATGATATTTGGCGCGTGGCTATATTTCTTATTAGGTAGTAAGAAGTATATCCTTTTCTTGCACCGCGTGATAAAATTCTGTCAGTGGTTTTACCGTACGGTCGTAAAAATTATAGACATCCTGCTAGTACGTCCTGTCCTCTTTCTTTTCCGCGTGATCATCATGGTGCTGACATTTTTGTATTCCGTGTTGCTCGGGATCCTCGGCTTTTTGTGGAAAGTGACGCGTTTTGTCACCTCTCCTTTTGCCAGATGGGGTCAACATTTGGGGAAAAAAATGTACGGAAAAACAACAGGATTTTGGACCAATTGGAAGAATTGGTTTCACTCAAAGAGAAAGCGGGAGTAG
- a CDS encoding FtsB family cell division protein: MKESRTSSINRKGQRRRMRLFFFVILCFFVWTSYTLFLQSGELSKKETELGVLKQESAVLQQKQDDLTYEASRLNDQEYLAELVRKRILFTKQGESIYMIPD; this comes from the coding sequence ATGAAGGAATCAAGAACCTCTTCCATTAACCGAAAAGGGCAAAGAAGGAGAATGCGTCTCTTTTTCTTTGTGATCCTGTGCTTTTTCGTCTGGACTAGCTATACCTTGTTTTTGCAAAGTGGCGAGTTGTCCAAGAAGGAGACAGAGCTGGGAGTCTTGAAGCAAGAATCAGCTGTCTTGCAGCAAAAGCAAGACGATCTGACCTATGAAGCAAGTCGGTTAAACGATCAGGAGTACTTGGCAGAGCTGGTACGTAAGCGAATTTTGTTTACCAAGCAAGGCGAAAGCATCTATATGATTCCGGATTGA